Proteins from a single region of Apium graveolens cultivar Ventura chromosome 7, ASM990537v1, whole genome shotgun sequence:
- the LOC141671846 gene encoding endoribonuclease Dicer homolog 3-like — MHSQEAIRILKKRKFDDYRYSPPDDSMEIDGSSVVNFKPTKYQMEVFEVAKKRNTIAQLGVGSDDSMIAVMLIKEIAKSMKLSGLKRLIIFLTPTVGLVHQKYKVLKDHTELEVDEYYGARGIDFWNGTSWEREINQNDVMVMTPQILLDALRKAFVNFELISLLVLDECHHTTGNHPYAKLMKEFYHHSGEKPKVFGMTASPLIKKGISSVSDSNHHSSELETILNSQIYSTMIRAEQESAIPSTAELHRFYDPAVCSNSDLKVKLESTWLKFNDSLLALETSLSDSFTDTEDGHAPLRSRMSSIHQQILYYIDDLGLICALEAVKIFTEKSPDINKDCEFSIKSYLEEVLHLVEEHLPQGHKSLLDEGCDYSKTVPTGIISPKLYELLQICNSFGEAQPVLCIVFVDQIIKAKVIERVFKKMTYLSHISASYLTGTNSSVNGTAPKFQKETLESFCTGKVNLLFTIDVEGIHVPNCATVIYFDLPTTVCCYVQSQVQAHQNNSQYVMMLERGNLKQRAQVFNIMQSEYYMWNTVPNKEEDASICKPYNNKDKGAISVDATRASAREEDALILESCNEDMNAHAVDVTGASVREEDVLISKPCNKDSNPYSMIVSEASSREEDAPVLKACKKDINAYAVDVAGTSVRAEDASFLKPCNKDMNANAVDVTGASVREEDSIKENKVSSAGTTKRKELHGTTCIRALSGTWGKGIDNTTFFAYKLDFVCNISNQRYSSFIFLIESKLEDDVANLEVDLYLVEKFVKSSVSSCGQVHLSAEQVRKSMCFQEFFFNGLFGKLFFRSNSKKGREFLLQADVSLWKPSNMYLLLPLEFVNNPSQEPWQIDWAGIDSCVSEVEFLKKNAWLSAEQSGNVIESLKNNGVIRSDLECVGNIHFANRSVPISDAKNMVVMSVHTGRFYTVLEVLVDTSAECSFDGDSDAAYSSFRDYFQKKYGISLVHPGQPLLLMKQSHKAHNLLVNFKEGFPSKKKKGTSSKKVDRKPYDLVRIPPELLVAVDVRLSVLKSMYLLPSVLHRLESLMLASQLRDEIGSDCRNFQIPSSLILEALTTMKCNASFSMERLELLGDSVLKYVLSCHLFFKYPDKHEGQLSDCRTHAVRNSTLHKFGTAKKIQGYIRDSPFDPLRWTAPGQKSIQLFPCEHGLDTPEVPLDSNFITEDTKIKIGKFCDRGHRWMGSKTISDCVEALIGAYYIGGGLVASVQLMKWLGMDVEVQPLLLDEAIEKASLHSYNPEELEIDILEEKLEYKFLVKGLLVEAITHASEEQVVNRGYSYERLEFLGDAVLDILITVYLYQSHLDIDPGELTDLRSASVNNENFAQAAVRRKLHLHLKRCSGLLSNQITEYASFMSGLCSNTSTPPAAKCPKALGDLVESIAGAILIDSRLNVDEVWRVYKPILSPIVTPDKFELPPLRQLVELCDSLGFFHKENCFTKGETVFAELSVQLKDTLLFGEGYGQNRKSAKGNAALQLLQKLEGRGYSLRKQNENHAIASSSMDSAIKSCSQACPEALSNYPSTKKQKTCDIQSTTITPDANGSAEHNIIAIKLITTKKGAPRVALYDVCKKKQWPLPEFETTEKKSRSPIVFMDGPEKREGFSSFTSQITLIIPDRCVVVLDGHPRADKKSSLDSACLLMLYELEQRGILSINKS, encoded by the exons ATGCATTCTCAAGAAGCTATCAGGATTTtgaagaaaagaaagtttgatgATTATAGATACAGCCCCCCTGATGATTCAATGGAGATTGATGGTTCTTCTGTTGTCAACTTTAAGCCTACAAA GTATCAAATGGAGGTTTTCGAAGTTGCTAAGAAGAGAAACACTATTGCCCAGTTGGGAGTAGGGTCTGATGATTCAATGATTGCTGTGATGCTGATCAAAGAAATTGCTAAATCGATGAAGTTGAGTGGTTTAAAAAGACTAATCATTTTCTTGACACCGACTGTAGGGCTTGTTCACCAG AAGTATAAGGTTCTGAAGGATCATACAGAGCTTGAAGTTGATGAATATTATGGTGCGAGAGGGATTGATTTTTGGAATGGTACATCATGGGAAAGGGAAATTAATCAAAATGAT GTTATGGTTATGACCCCTCAAATCCTGCTAGATGCACTAAGGAAAGCCTTCGTAAATTTTGAATTGATTAGCTTATTGGTACTTGATGAATGCCACCATACTACGGGTAACCACCCTTATGCAAAATTAATGAAG GAATTCTATCACCATTCTGGAGAGAAGCCAAAGGTTTTTGGTATGACTGCATCCCCTCTGATTAAAAAAG GCATTTCTTCTGTTAGTGACTCTAATCATCACAGTTCAGAACTTGAAACCATATTAAATTCCCAG ATATACTCGACTATGATCAGGGCAGAACAGGAGTCAGCCATCCCATCTACAGCAGAACTTCATAGATTTTATGATCCAGCTGTGTGCTCCAATTCTGATTTAAAAGTGAAATTAGAGTCCACGTGGTTGAAG TTTAATGACTCTTTGCTCGCGTTGGAAACGTCACTTTCGGATAGCTTCACGGATACAGAAGATGGACATGCGCCACTTAGAAGCAGGATGTCTAGCATTCACCAACAGATTTTGTATTATATTGATGATCTTGGTCTCATATGTGCTCTTGAG GCTGTTAAAATCTTTACAGAGAAGTCCCCTGACATTAATAAAGACTGTGAATTTTCAATCAAAAGTTATCTTGAAGAGGTGTTACATCTTGTTGAAGAACACTTACCCCAAG GCCACAAGAGTTTGTTAGATGAAGGATGCGATTATTCGAAGACGGTTCCTACTGGCATTATATCTCCAAAGCTTTATGAACTCCTTCAAATTTGCAATTCATTTGG GGAAGCTCAACCAGTACTTTGCATAGTTTTTGTTGATCAAATCATAAAAGCTAAAGTTATTGAAAGAGTTTTTAAAAAAATGACCTATTTATCTCATATATCGGCTTCATATCTGACCGGGACCAATAGCTCAGTTAATGGTACAGCACCCAAATTTCAGAAAGAAACATTAGAGTCATTTTGTACTGGAAAG GTGAACCTTTTATTTACTATTGACGTTGAGGGAATTCATGTGCCTAACTGTGCCACCGTGATATACTTTGACCTTCCAACTACAGTTTGTTGCTATGTTCAATCTCAAGTGCAAGCGCATCAAAATAATTCCCAGTATGTGATGATGTTAGAGAG GGGTAATTTGAAGCAAAGAGCTCAGGTGTTTAATATCATGCAAAGCGAGTATTATATGTGGAATACTGTTCCAAATAAAGAAGAGGATGCCTCAATCTGCAAACCTTATAATAACAAAGATAAGGGTGCGATTTCTGTGGATGCCACTAGAGCATCAGCCAGAGAAGAGGATGCCCTAATCTTAGAATCTTGTAACGAAGACATGAATGCACATGCTGTGGATGTCACTGGAGCATCAGTTAGAGAAGAGGATGTCTTAATTTCAAAACCTTGTAATAAAGACTCGAATCCATATTCTATGATTGTTTCTGAAGCATCATCCAGAGAAGAGGATGCCCCAGTTTTAAAAGCTTGTAAGAAAGACATTAATGCATATGCTGTGGATGTTGCTGGAACATCAGTCAGAGCAGAGGACGCCTCGTTTTTAAAACCTTGTAACAAAGACATGAATGCAAATGCTGTGGATGTTACTGGAGCATCAGTAAGAGAAGAGGACTCCATTAAGGAAAACAAAGTTTCAAGTGCAG GAACAACAAAGAGGAAAGAACTACATGGAACAACCTGCATTCGAGCTCTTTCTGGGACCTGGGGCAAAGGGATTGACAACACGACTTTTTTTGCCTACAAATTGGATTTTGTTTGTAACATTTCTAATCAACGGTATTCAAGTTTTATTTTCTTAATTGAGTCAAAGCTTGAAGATGATGTGGCAAACTTGGAAGTGGATTTATACTTGGTTGAAAAGTTTGTTAAGTCTTCAGTTTCTTCGTGTGGGCAAGTCCATCTGAGCGCAGAACAG GTGAGAAAATCTATGTGCTTCCAAGAATTTTTCTTCAATGGACTATTTGGAAAGTTGTTTTTCCGCTCCAATTCGAAGAAAGGAAGAGAGTTTTTACTTCAGGCAGATGTCTCACTTTGGAAGCCATCCAATATGTACTTACTTTTACCGTTAGAGTTTGTTAACAATCCTAGCCAGGAACCATGGCAGATTGATTGGGCGGGTATCGACTCCTGCGTGTCCGAGGTTGAATTTCTAAAAAAAAATGCATGGTTGAGTGCTGAACAATCAGGGAATGTTATTGAGAGTTTAAAGAATAATGGTGTGATTAGGAGTGATCTTGAATGTGTGGGCAATATACACTTTGCAAATAGATCAGTTCCTATTAGCGATGCCAAAAATATGGTTGTTATGTCCGTCCATACTGGAAGATTTTATACTGTTCTTGAAGTTCTTGTGGACACTTCAGCTGAATGTAGTTTTGATGGAGATTCTGATGCAGCCTATTCGTCCTTCAGGGATTACTTTCAGAAAAA GTACGGAATATCTCTAGTACATCCTGGACAGCCTCTATTGTTAATGAAACAAAGTCATAAAGCTCACAATCTTCTCGTTAATTTCAAAGAAG GTTTTCCGAGTAAAAAGAAAAAAGGAACTAGCAGTAAAAAGGTTGACAGGAAGCCATACGACCTTGTTCGCATCCCACCAGAACTTCTGGTTGCTGTTGATGTAAGATTAAGTGTTCTAAAGTCGATGTACTTGCTACCCTCAGTATTACACCGTTTAGAGTCCTTAATGTTGGCCAGCCAGCTTCGAGATGAGATTGGAAGTGACTGCAGAAATTTTCAGATACCAAGTTCACTG ATTTTGGAAGCTCTGACAACTATGAAATGTAATGCAAGTTTCTCCATGGAGCGGTTAGAGCTACTCGGAGATTCAGTTTTGAAATATGTTTTAAGTTGCCATCTTTTTTTTAAATATCCTGACAAACATGAAGGACAATTGTCCGACTGTCGCACACATGCTGTTCGTAACTCCACTTTGCATAAGTTTGGGACTGCTAAAAAGATACAG GGATATATCCGAGATAGTCCTTTTGATCCACTGAGATGGACTGCTCCTGGACAAAAATCTATTCAACTTTTTCCATGTGAACATGGCTTGGATACACCAGAAGTACCTCTAGATAGTAACTTCATAACCGAAGATACAAAAATCAAAATTGGCAAGTTTTGTGATAGGGGTCATAGGTGGATGGGCTCCAAGACTATATCTGATTGTGTCGAGGCCCTAATAGGGGCCTACTATATTGGAGGTGGATTGGTTGCTTCAGTACAATTGATGAAATGGCTTGGTATGGATGTTGAAGTTCAGCCCTTACTGCTTGATGAAGCCATTGAAAAAGCATCTCTCCATTCTTACAACCCAGAAGAGTTAGAGATCGACATTCTGGAGGAGAAATTGGAGTATAAATTCTTGGTAAAGGGTTTGTTAGTAGAGGCCATTACACACGCTTCTGAAGAGCAAGTGGTAAACCGTGGCTATAGTTATGAG AGACTTGAATTTTTGGGGGATGCTGTGTTGGATATACTTATTACAGTGTACCTGTACCAAAGCCACTTGGATATTGATCCTGGGGAGTTAACAGACTTGAGATCAGCCTCTGTCAATAATGAAAATTTTGCTCAAGCTGCTGTCAGAAGGAAACTTCATCTTCATCTCAAACGCTGCTCTGGGCTTCTTTCAAATCAAATAACTGAGTATGCAAGTTTTATGTCAGGTTTGTGCAGCAACACCAGTACTCCCCCAGCTGCAAAATGTCCCAAG GCACTCGGTGACTTGGTGGAGAGTATTGCAGGGGCAATATTAATTGATAGCAGGCTTAATGTGGATGAGGTGTGGCGAGTCTATAAACCGATATTATCGCCGATTGTCACACCTGATAAATTTGAACTACCGCCGCTACGTCAATTGGTTGAATTGTGCGATTCTCTTGGATTTTTCCATAAGGAAAATTGTTTTACCAAAGGAGAAACAGTTTTTGCTGAGCTTAGTGTACAGCTTAAAGATACACTGTTATTTGGAGAGGGATATGGGCAAAACAGGAAATCTGCAAAGGGAAACGCAGCTCTTCAGTTGCTACAAAAACTAGAG GGTAGAGGATATTCATTGCGGAAACAAAATGAGAATCATGCTATTGCCTCATCTTCAATGGATTCTGCAATTAAGAGCTGCAGCCAAGCATGTCCGGAAGCTTTGTCCAATTATCCGTCAACTAAGAAACAAAAGACGTGTGATATTCAAAGCACAACCATCACTCCTGATGCAAATGGTAGTGCTGAACATAACATAATCG CGATCAAATTAATTACTACGAAAAAAGGTGCACCGCGAGTCGCCCTTTATGATGTTTGCAAGAAAAAACAGTGGCCGTTGCCTGAATTTGAGACAACTGAGAAGAAGTCAAG ATCTCCCATTGTATTTATGGATGGCCCTGAAAAGAGGGAAGGTTTCAGCAGTTTCACGTCACAGATCACCTTAATCATTCCAGACCGCTGTGTTGTTGTACTCGATGGACATCCACGAGCAGACAAGAAAAGTTCTTTAGACTCTGCTTGTCTTCTGATGCTGTATGAACTTGAGCAACGAGGAATTCTCTCCATCAATAAATCATGA
- the LOC141673299 gene encoding uncharacterized protein LOC141673299 yields MFMSGHKGVATIILEVVASSDLWIWHAFIGVSGSNNDINVLDRSLVFDDVLQSPAPEVNFTINGNNYNMRYYLTDGIYPEWSTFVKTIPRPQSEKKKLFSKYQESQRKDVKRVFGVLQSRFTIVRGPARFLDRADLGRIMRACIIIHNMIVEDERHTYATQFGTVPTYDDATNGLPEPNLGEEYFVPYETYIQNSMQMRDKWIHRQL; encoded by the coding sequence ATGTTCATGAGCGGTCACAAAGGAGTTGCAACAATTATATTGGAAGTGGTTGCTTCATCTGATCTATGGATCTGGCATGCATTTATTGGAGTTTCTGGGTCAAATAATGATATAAATGTTTTAGATCGATCACTAGTATTTGATGATGTGCTACAAAGTCCTGCTCCAGAGGTAAATTTCACTATCAATGGAAATAATTATAATATGAGATATTACTTGACTGATGGAATATATCCTGAATGGTCAACATTCGTTAAAACAATACCACGTCCACAAagtgagaaaaaaaaattattttcaaaatatcaAGAAAGTCAACGAAAAGACGTTAAACGAGTGTTTGGTGTGTTACAATCCCGTTTCACAATTGTACGTGGTCCGGCACGCTTTTTGGACAGAGCAGATCTTGGAAGAATCATGAGAGCGTGTATCATAATACATAACATGATTGTTGAAGACGAGAGGCACACATATGCCACTCAATTTGGTACAGTACCAACTTATGATGATGCAACAAATGGCTTACCGGAACCCAACTTAGGTGAAGAATATTTTGTCCCGTATGAAACATATATTCAAAATAGTATGCAGATGCGGGATAAATGGATACATCGTCAGCTATAA